The Methanomethylovorans hollandica DSM 15978 genome includes a region encoding these proteins:
- a CDS encoding phosphoadenosine phosphosulfate reductase domain-containing protein — MSKPLYLGEMLLHWCSKCNVPVLGKECVCGSHTKKVTVTPPGDIRPAFEYDLELINSVSMLQFNAPLIADERVVVLNKAPYDDRMDEIIVDGEVLGSIRFELDTLKWVLLLRVEGARRLFQGRSLSAMKGWVILEQGAVKFILGGANLLAPGVLDADPGILEKDEVVVLDPTGQVVAIGRARMSGERMQERPKGVAVKVRVKEEPCDVVVPPGGQTWDEVIAANKQFMEDFIARSHKFITNVASSMTKPVTVSYSGGKDSLAVLQLVSECIENFDIIFADTGIEFPETVLNAQEVSQLYGKHLKSISSENAFWESVDTFGPPSVEMRWCCKVCKLGPITQLIEGNYEEGCLTFIGQRKYESGTRAKSERVWKNPWVGNQVGAAPIQDWTAMHVWLYIFMHRLPYNPLYAKGFDRIGCWLCPSCSLADLRRLRETHPESASKLENYLADYAQRSGLSPEWVEHGMWRWNKLPPRLQEIAKAKGILTTPKVLANSKLELTVTSGYRPCKQGGMSAEGSFGTAIDLGVIEVSGILEAVGKVSFMEGVVSISQGEDSAQIFASGTVTARSDTEIQVRQLIRSVELSIRRALRCSGCGVCIGKCPQHVIRVKDNIAVIGEECVHCGKCIEVCPVVKFG, encoded by the coding sequence ATGTCAAAGCCTCTTTATCTTGGTGAAATGCTGCTGCACTGGTGCAGTAAATGTAATGTACCTGTGCTTGGGAAGGAATGTGTATGTGGCAGTCATACAAAAAAGGTGACTGTAACACCTCCTGGTGACATACGTCCGGCATTTGAATATGATCTCGAACTTATAAATTCCGTTTCCATGCTACAGTTCAATGCTCCTCTTATAGCTGATGAGAGGGTGGTGGTGCTGAACAAAGCTCCTTATGATGATCGTATGGATGAGATCATCGTTGATGGGGAGGTATTAGGAAGCATCAGATTTGAGCTTGATACTCTTAAATGGGTACTTCTCTTGCGTGTAGAAGGGGCTCGGCGTCTTTTCCAGGGTAGGTCCTTGTCTGCTATGAAGGGCTGGGTTATTCTGGAACAAGGTGCAGTAAAGTTCATACTTGGAGGAGCCAATCTGTTGGCTCCCGGAGTGCTGGATGCTGATCCAGGTATTCTGGAAAAGGATGAAGTGGTCGTTCTTGATCCCACAGGCCAGGTTGTAGCTATCGGCAGAGCTCGTATGAGTGGTGAACGAATGCAAGAGCGTCCTAAGGGTGTCGCAGTAAAGGTAAGGGTTAAAGAAGAACCATGTGATGTGGTTGTACCGCCAGGTGGACAGACATGGGATGAAGTCATTGCTGCCAACAAGCAGTTCATGGAAGATTTCATAGCCCGTTCTCATAAGTTCATCACTAATGTTGCATCAAGCATGACCAAACCTGTGACGGTTTCATATTCCGGAGGTAAAGATAGTCTTGCTGTGCTACAGCTAGTAAGTGAGTGCATCGAAAATTTTGACATAATTTTCGCTGATACTGGCATCGAATTCCCGGAAACTGTACTTAATGCTCAGGAAGTCTCGCAGTTATACGGCAAACATCTCAAGTCCATTAGCTCAGAAAATGCTTTCTGGGAATCAGTGGATACTTTTGGCCCCCCCAGTGTGGAAATGCGTTGGTGTTGTAAAGTATGCAAATTGGGACCTATCACCCAGCTCATCGAAGGTAACTATGAAGAAGGCTGTCTTACATTCATCGGGCAGCGCAAGTATGAATCAGGCACAAGGGCAAAAAGTGAAAGGGTGTGGAAGAATCCCTGGGTAGGAAATCAGGTAGGTGCTGCTCCAATACAAGACTGGACAGCTATGCATGTGTGGCTCTATATTTTCATGCATCGCCTTCCTTATAATCCTCTCTACGCAAAAGGGTTTGATAGGATAGGATGTTGGCTTTGTCCCTCATGTTCTCTTGCTGATCTGCGTAGGCTCAGAGAAACCCATCCCGAATCTGCTTCCAAGCTGGAAAATTATTTGGCAGACTATGCTCAAAGGTCTGGACTTTCTCCAGAGTGGGTAGAACATGGGATGTGGAGGTGGAATAAATTACCACCAAGGCTTCAGGAGATTGCAAAGGCTAAGGGAATTCTCACTACACCCAAAGTCCTGGCAAATAGTAAACTTGAGCTTACTGTAACATCTGGTTACCGCCCATGTAAGCAGGGAGGGATGTCTGCAGAGGGTAGTTTTGGTACAGCTATAGATCTCGGGGTGATCGAGGTTTCTGGTATCCTTGAAGCTGTAGGCAAGGTCTCTTTCATGGAAGGTGTTGTTTCTATATCTCAGGGAGAGGACAGTGCTCAGATCTTTGCTTCCGGCACAGTAACAGCTCGCAGTGATACCGAGATACAGGTCCGCCAGTTGATAAGGTCAGTAGAATTGTCTATCAGGAGGGCTCTTCGTTGCAGTGGATGTGGTGTATGTATAGGCAAGTGTCCACAGCATGTGATTAGGGTAAAGGATAACATTGCTGTGATCGGTGAGGAATGTGTACATTGTGGGAAATGTATTGAAGTTTGTCCGGTAGTGAAATTTGGATAA
- the purH gene encoding bifunctional phosphoribosylaminoimidazolecarboxamide formyltransferase/IMP cyclohydrolase: MVKRALLSVSDKAGIVEFARGLAALGVELLSTGGTARILRDSGIEVKDVSEVTGFPEMMDGRVKTLHPNIHGAILCNRHDPDHMDQAYNAGIELIDLVAVNLYPFEITVTKEGVLLEEAIENIDIGGPTILRSAAKNFHFVTVLCDPADYGHVLKEIRSTGVVSENTRKQLAVKAFRHTAYYDATIDTYLSKELASEEVLHLDFTEGVELRYGENWHQKAKFFKEPGVKGPSLANARQLHGKDLSYNNYVDADNALLTIKDLHAEKPAVVIVKHNNPCGLAIGDTLLEALSAAWDGDPISAYGSIVCSNKVFDLQSAEFLEGKFIEIILAPGFDHDALEYLKKKSSNLRLVELPQLNDVFDFDHTYKFVVGGLLKQSRDVGLYEKWDCVTEKEFPESMRPLSEFCISACKSTKSNSITIAYEYKKSCYMILAMGAGQPNRVDSIRKLAGTKARENLKVMHERDSPKEDFNEYCTKILSKCVMASDAFFPFDDSIVHAAEHGIMYVVSPGGSIRDNEVINTANNLGVSLVFTGMRHFLH; encoded by the coding sequence TTGGTAAAAAGGGCACTGCTAAGCGTTTCTGACAAGGCTGGAATTGTAGAGTTTGCGCGGGGGCTTGCAGCCCTTGGCGTGGAATTGCTATCTACTGGCGGAACTGCACGAATCCTGCGGGATTCGGGAATTGAAGTAAAGGATGTTTCAGAGGTAACAGGTTTTCCTGAGATGATGGATGGCAGGGTTAAGACATTACATCCCAATATACATGGTGCCATATTGTGCAACAGGCATGATCCGGACCATATGGACCAGGCATATAATGCAGGTATCGAGCTTATTGATCTAGTGGCTGTAAATCTCTATCCGTTTGAGATCACAGTGACAAAGGAAGGTGTTTTGTTAGAAGAGGCCATAGAGAATATTGATATCGGTGGTCCCACTATTCTGCGATCAGCAGCTAAAAATTTCCATTTTGTTACTGTTCTATGTGATCCGGCGGATTATGGACATGTGCTTAAAGAGATCAGATCGACCGGTGTAGTTTCAGAGAATACGCGCAAGCAACTTGCTGTAAAAGCTTTCAGACACACGGCATATTATGATGCGACTATTGACACATATCTTAGTAAGGAACTAGCTTCAGAAGAGGTTCTGCATCTGGACTTTACAGAAGGTGTCGAGCTGCGTTATGGTGAGAACTGGCATCAAAAAGCTAAGTTCTTCAAAGAACCTGGAGTGAAAGGTCCATCTCTTGCAAATGCACGACAATTACATGGGAAAGATCTATCGTATAATAATTACGTAGATGCTGATAACGCATTACTGACCATAAAAGACCTTCATGCCGAAAAACCGGCAGTGGTTATTGTGAAGCACAATAATCCATGCGGATTAGCCATTGGCGATACTCTTCTGGAGGCTCTGAGTGCGGCATGGGATGGAGATCCCATCTCTGCATATGGAAGTATCGTTTGCAGTAACAAAGTATTTGATCTGCAGTCAGCAGAGTTCTTGGAAGGCAAATTTATCGAAATTATTCTGGCCCCAGGTTTTGACCATGACGCACTGGAGTATCTTAAGAAAAAGAGCTCTAATCTTCGGTTGGTTGAACTACCTCAGCTAAACGATGTCTTTGACTTCGATCATACGTATAAATTTGTAGTTGGTGGCTTGTTAAAACAGTCCAGAGACGTGGGTCTCTATGAGAAATGGGACTGTGTAACGGAAAAAGAGTTTCCAGAGTCTATGCGCCCTCTATCTGAATTCTGCATCAGCGCCTGTAAGAGCACCAAATCCAATTCCATTACCATTGCATATGAGTACAAGAAAAGTTGTTATATGATACTTGCTATGGGTGCAGGTCAGCCAAACAGGGTAGATTCTATCAGAAAACTTGCTGGCACTAAGGCCAGGGAAAATCTGAAAGTAATGCATGAACGTGACAGTCCTAAAGAGGATTTTAATGAATATTGCACAAAAATTCTTTCAAAGTGTGTGATGGCATCTGATGCTTTCTTCCCCTTCGATGACAGTATCGTTCATGCTGCTGAGCATGGTATAATGTATGTAGTTTCTCCCGGTGGTTCCATCAGGGATAATGAAGTTATAAATACTGCAAACAATCTTGGAGTTTCTCTCGTATTCACCGGCATGCGCCACTTCCTGCATTGA
- a CDS encoding helix-turn-helix transcriptional regulator, whose translation MITMKSKGLLSLLTFSEKRKDLLLFLLEQPSTLTNIRNKFNVSSPEIAPRIREMESANLMYKDPSTKMYTLTTTGMIVAKSFKPFLDMVGLLEKNEDFWNDHDLSGIPEHLLDRLVDLKDCNFYVDKLENIYDSHKVFTENIGHSSLIKGVSPVYFSSYPDYFMQLAIKNVPTSLILTRSVYDKVENEHADKMKAYCAAKSTELYLLENAKVAFVVTDIFFSMSLFFKSGNYDPRTDLVCFDRSGIQWGNDLFEYYLSQAKKL comes from the coding sequence ATGATCACTATGAAATCCAAAGGCCTGCTGAGTTTGCTCACTTTTTCGGAAAAAAGAAAAGATCTACTTCTATTTCTCCTGGAGCAACCTTCAACACTTACTAATATACGTAATAAGTTCAATGTATCTTCTCCAGAGATCGCTCCACGGATAAGAGAGATGGAATCTGCCAACCTTATGTACAAAGATCCTTCTACCAAGATGTATACCCTTACTACTACAGGAATGATCGTCGCAAAATCATTCAAACCTTTTCTTGATATGGTGGGTCTCCTCGAAAAGAATGAAGATTTTTGGAATGATCATGACCTATCCGGAATACCAGAACATTTGCTTGACAGATTAGTGGACCTTAAAGATTGTAATTTTTATGTGGACAAACTTGAGAACATATATGACTCTCATAAGGTATTCACAGAAAATATAGGGCACTCCAGTCTGATCAAAGGCGTTTCCCCTGTATATTTCTCTTCTTATCCCGATTATTTTATGCAACTTGCAATAAAAAATGTCCCTACATCACTAATTCTTACTAGATCTGTTTATGATAAAGTCGAAAATGAGCACGCAGATAAAATGAAGGCATATTGTGCTGCTAAATCCACTGAACTTTATCTTCTTGAGAATGCAAAGGTTGCTTTTGTCGTTACAGATATTTTCTTTTCCATGTCTCTGTTCTTTAAATCCGGTAATTACGATCCCCGCACAGACCTCGTCTGTTTTGATAGGTCTGGTATACAATGGGGAAATGATCTGTTTGAATACTACTTGTCACAAGCAAAAAAGTTATAA
- a CDS encoding UbiA family prenyltransferase gives MNTSNNFYGNYTRKKNLSIEKEHYGNILPTINMLKSSLLVSISGALRVYIASLLLLAQTSISNCVAGGLIVYAVYTLDRALESTEDSINRSELNGANKKIALLFSLVAFLLGFYILSNSGLIVIALIPLITGYLYSKGINLGKLNLKLKGGLGIKNLVVGLTWGTFITGIAGNGIENYLPVLIVFFYYASKLFINSTIYDFKDVKGDLMAGIKTLPVSLGKKNTRELLLALHMISHSLIATAIIMKLIAFEPLIVLYSFFIGLVYIIRLTHDRENETTRGKIERLFLVDGESGSIISLRAVIGSMG, from the coding sequence ATGAACACAAGTAATAATTTCTATGGCAATTATACCAGAAAGAAAAATCTGAGCATAGAGAAGGAACACTACGGGAATATATTACCAACAATAAACATGCTGAAAAGCTCTTTGTTGGTATCCATCTCAGGAGCTTTACGTGTATACATAGCATCATTACTGCTTTTGGCACAGACCAGCATATCGAATTGCGTAGCAGGGGGACTTATTGTATATGCAGTATATACTCTGGACCGTGCACTTGAATCAACCGAAGATAGTATAAACAGATCTGAACTAAATGGAGCAAATAAAAAAATAGCACTGTTATTTTCCCTGGTTGCATTCCTATTGGGTTTTTACATTCTGAGTAACAGTGGTTTAATAGTTATAGCTTTGATTCCCCTTATAACTGGATATCTATATAGTAAAGGAATTAATTTGGGAAAACTGAACCTTAAACTAAAAGGTGGCCTGGGCATCAAGAACCTCGTTGTTGGATTGACATGGGGAACTTTCATTACAGGTATAGCTGGAAATGGTATTGAGAATTACCTGCCTGTGTTGATAGTATTTTTCTACTATGCATCTAAACTATTTATTAATTCGACGATATACGACTTTAAGGATGTCAAAGGAGATCTGATGGCAGGTATTAAAACACTTCCTGTAAGCTTGGGAAAAAAAAATACACGTGAATTGCTATTAGCATTGCACATGATATCTCATTCACTTATAGCAACCGCAATAATAATGAAATTGATTGCATTTGAGCCTTTAATAGTGTTGTATAGCTTTTTTATAGGGTTAGTATATATAATTCGGCTTACTCATGACCGGGAAAATGAAACTACAAGAGGGAAAATAGAAAGACTTTTCCTTGTTGATGGCGAGTCTGGGTCCATAATATCTCTAAGAGCAGTAATTGGAAGTATGGGATGA
- the gpmI gene encoding 2,3-bisphosphoglycerate-independent phosphoglycerate mutase gives MSLSKKTLLLMILDGWGYNPDPQGNAVLAARTPVLDSLLEKYPFTFLEASGESVGLPSGQMGNSEVGHLNIGAGRIVYQDLTRINRAIECGDIYNNRALLAAVKNVKEKNSNLHFMGLFSYGGVHSHINHLKGLIGFAADMGLSKVYVHTFLDGRDVPPRQAIYDMEEFQQIYSLKGNAVIATVSGRYYAMDRDKRWDRTKLAYDALVLGKGLKSKDPVSAVREAYERGENDEFVKPTVITGKDGQPLATINDNDSVIFFNFRPDRARQLTYSFVNECFNDFERTIHPHVHYVCMTEYDEKLSVPLVFPPEYIENTLGQVLSCHGLKQLRIAETEKYAHVTFFLNGGIEQRNPGEDRLLVPSPQVATYDLKPEMSAYEVTDALVEQILSGSYDVIIVNYANMDMVGHTGFFDAAVEAVQIVDTCVGKVVNAVMASGGSVIITADHGNAEKMMDMVSDSPHTAHTSNLVPCIYVCDEPGLQLRKGKLSDIAPTMLEILGIPKPLEMTGRSLLNK, from the coding sequence ATGTCACTATCCAAAAAAACTTTACTACTTATGATCCTTGATGGGTGGGGCTATAATCCCGATCCTCAAGGCAATGCTGTTCTGGCTGCCAGGACTCCAGTTCTTGATTCCCTTCTGGAAAAATATCCATTTACTTTTCTGGAGGCCTCAGGGGAAAGTGTTGGTCTTCCTTCAGGACAGATGGGCAATTCTGAGGTGGGGCACCTCAATATAGGTGCGGGAAGAATTGTGTACCAGGATCTGACTCGGATCAATCGGGCAATAGAATGTGGTGATATTTACAATAACCGGGCACTTCTCGCGGCGGTAAAGAATGTTAAGGAGAAAAACTCAAATCTGCACTTTATGGGTCTTTTCTCATATGGTGGAGTCCACAGCCACATAAATCACTTGAAAGGTTTAATAGGGTTTGCTGCAGATATGGGACTCTCAAAGGTCTATGTTCATACTTTTCTTGATGGCAGGGATGTCCCTCCCAGACAAGCCATTTACGATATGGAAGAGTTTCAGCAAATATATTCTCTAAAAGGCAATGCTGTAATTGCTACTGTCTCAGGGAGATATTATGCAATGGACAGGGACAAACGCTGGGATAGGACAAAGCTGGCTTACGATGCATTGGTCCTGGGTAAAGGTTTGAAGTCCAAAGACCCTGTTTCTGCTGTAAGGGAGGCATATGAAAGGGGTGAAAATGATGAATTTGTCAAACCTACGGTGATCACTGGTAAAGATGGGCAGCCACTTGCCACGATCAATGACAATGATTCTGTGATATTTTTCAATTTCAGGCCGGATAGGGCACGTCAACTTACATACTCATTTGTAAATGAATGTTTTAACGATTTTGAAAGAACTATTCATCCACATGTCCATTATGTATGCATGACTGAATATGATGAGAAACTGTCTGTCCCTCTCGTCTTCCCACCAGAATATATTGAGAACACACTTGGGCAGGTTCTGAGCTGTCATGGTCTAAAGCAGTTAAGGATAGCTGAAACCGAAAAATATGCACATGTTACTTTTTTCCTGAATGGAGGCATTGAGCAGCGAAACCCTGGGGAGGACAGGTTATTGGTTCCATCTCCACAAGTGGCTACTTACGACCTTAAACCAGAAATGAGTGCTTATGAGGTCACGGATGCTCTTGTGGAACAGATCCTGTCAGGCTCATACGATGTCATCATAGTTAATTATGCTAATATGGATATGGTAGGCCATACAGGTTTCTTCGATGCTGCGGTAGAGGCGGTCCAAATAGTTGATACATGCGTGGGAAAAGTTGTGAATGCTGTCATGGCATCGGGTGGATCTGTTATCATTACTGCTGACCATGGCAATGCTGAGAAGATGATGGATATGGTTTCAGATTCTCCTCATACGGCTCACACATCTAATTTGGTACCTTGTATCTATGTTTGCGATGAACCAGGCCTGCAGCTTAGAAAAGGAAAATTATCGGATATTGCGCCCACAATGCTTGAAATACTGGGCATCCCTAAGCCATTGGAAATGACTGGCAGATCACTTTTAAACAAGTGA
- the fen gene encoding flap endonuclease-1 produces the protein MGTDIGELLKKQQVEISELSHKVVAVDAYNTLYQFLSIIRQRDGTPLKDSRGNITSHLSGILYRMTSLMEEGIKPVFVFDGKPSHLKARTIEKRTADREKATIKWEEAKSKGLAEEAYMYAQASSRVTHEIVEDSRKLLVAMGIPWVDAPSEGESQAAHMVKRGDANYVASQDYDSLLFGASFVVRNLTITGKRKLPKKNIFVDVKPEIMELGENLAELEIDQSQLIEIALCVGTDYNRGLEKIGPKKALKLIKEHRSIEKVLQAVGQNIEDLQEIKDLFLNPSVTDNYTLKWKKPDTDAIVEFLCQGHDFSKERVIKACERLEKISGPGQRTLDQWF, from the coding sequence ATGGGAACAGATATTGGAGAGCTTCTAAAGAAACAGCAAGTTGAAATATCCGAATTGTCCCATAAAGTAGTGGCTGTAGACGCATATAATACTCTTTATCAGTTTCTTAGTATAATAAGACAGAGAGATGGGACCCCTCTTAAGGATTCCAGAGGGAATATTACCTCTCATCTGTCGGGCATTCTTTATCGGATGACCAGCCTTATGGAAGAAGGAATTAAACCAGTATTTGTTTTTGATGGGAAACCATCGCATCTTAAAGCCCGGACTATAGAGAAGCGGACGGCTGACAGAGAGAAAGCAACAATAAAATGGGAAGAAGCAAAGTCTAAAGGATTAGCAGAAGAAGCATATATGTATGCACAGGCTTCCTCCAGGGTCACCCATGAAATTGTTGAAGATTCCAGAAAGCTTCTTGTGGCCATGGGCATTCCCTGGGTTGATGCCCCCTCTGAAGGAGAGAGCCAGGCTGCCCACATGGTGAAAAGAGGAGATGCAAACTATGTGGCCTCGCAGGACTATGATTCATTGCTTTTCGGAGCTTCTTTTGTTGTGAGGAACCTTACAATAACTGGTAAACGTAAATTGCCAAAGAAAAATATTTTTGTGGATGTGAAACCTGAAATAATGGAACTCGGGGAAAATCTGGCAGAACTGGAGATCGACCAGTCACAACTTATAGAGATTGCATTATGTGTAGGGACAGATTACAACCGCGGACTTGAAAAGATCGGACCAAAAAAAGCATTGAAACTTATAAAAGAGCATAGGAGCATTGAAAAAGTGTTGCAGGCAGTTGGACAGAATATAGAGGACCTGCAGGAGATAAAAGATCTTTTTTTAAATCCTTCTGTAACAGACAACTATACTCTCAAATGGAAAAAACCCGACACTGACGCAATTGTTGAATTCCTTTGCCAGGGGCATGACTTTTCAAAAGAAAGGGTCATTAAAGCCTGTGAAAGACTGGAAAAGATTAGCGGACCCGGGCAGAGAACCCTGGACCAATGGTTCTAG
- a CDS encoding DUF5658 family protein, with translation MAGFDPSVQFLRDIKYVVLFYVLGDFITTYHALNYGFEKNPFLVILMSEFGIWSILMMKFLFIGIIYWFYRAIMDTGSAWKNHIWLASRSTVSLLGLLLMVNNLLVIFSKCSLFQFLGFASY, from the coding sequence GTGGCAGGATTTGATCCTTCTGTACAGTTCCTACGAGACATAAAGTATGTAGTCCTATTCTATGTATTGGGAGATTTTATAACCACTTATCATGCACTTAATTATGGATTTGAGAAAAATCCGTTCCTTGTGATCCTGATGAGTGAATTTGGTATCTGGTCAATACTCATGATGAAGTTCTTGTTCATCGGAATTATTTATTGGTTTTATAGAGCTATAATGGACACTGGATCTGCATGGAAGAACCATATATGGCTAGCTTCCAGAAGTACGGTCAGTCTTCTGGGTTTACTTCTTATGGTAAATAACCTGCTCGTAATATTCTCCAAATGCAGTCTGTTCCAGTTTTTAGGGTTCGCATCATATTGA
- a CDS encoding M24 family metallopeptidase: protein MDISDLLSKHKADGFMIMGNAENADFYYTTNFFVSDKYTYIQTSGSKEILVVSEMERGRAEIESRITDIRTLQDYNYREKVKERGDSYQAYVDCIAEILQKEGIRKIGVPRDFPYHTAQALKEEGFTIVDMESPFRKLRSIKREDEIRHIRYAQKACEKAMAAAIDIVHKSEIVDGKLLFRGFELTADDVRREIDLALLDSGCEAVGTIVAGGKKAANPHWEGEGPLKPNESIVIDIFPRSKKHRYFADMSRTVLKGEASVELQKMYDAVLAAQKEAIEMVKPGILCSDIHDRICDVLESQGFKTIRSGSKVGFIHSTGHGVGLEIHEAPFIGTQEIPLEKGNVITIEPGLYYPDQGGIRIEDMLLVTEDGYENLTSLEKRFVV, encoded by the coding sequence ATGGATATATCAGATTTGCTGAGTAAGCATAAAGCAGATGGTTTCATGATCATGGGTAATGCTGAAAATGCTGATTTCTACTACACTACAAATTTCTTTGTTTCAGATAAGTACACCTATATCCAGACATCAGGCTCCAAAGAGATACTGGTGGTCTCAGAAATGGAAAGGGGCCGTGCTGAAATTGAGTCAAGGATCACGGATATTCGTACATTGCAGGATTATAACTACAGAGAGAAAGTAAAGGAAAGGGGCGACTCATACCAGGCATATGTCGATTGCATAGCGGAGATCTTGCAAAAAGAAGGTATTCGAAAAATAGGAGTTCCCAGGGATTTCCCCTATCATACAGCTCAGGCGTTGAAAGAGGAGGGCTTTACTATTGTTGATATGGAAAGTCCTTTCAGAAAATTGAGGTCCATCAAAAGAGAAGATGAAATCAGACATATAAGGTATGCCCAGAAAGCTTGTGAAAAAGCCATGGCTGCAGCTATTGATATTGTTCATAAGTCTGAGATAGTCGATGGTAAACTTCTTTTCCGGGGTTTTGAACTCACCGCAGACGATGTTCGCAGGGAGATTGACCTTGCATTACTGGATTCTGGTTGTGAAGCAGTAGGAACAATTGTTGCTGGCGGTAAAAAAGCTGCCAATCCTCATTGGGAAGGAGAAGGCCCACTTAAGCCAAATGAGTCTATTGTTATTGATATATTTCCTCGCAGCAAAAAACACCGTTATTTTGCCGATATGAGCCGCACAGTCCTGAAAGGTGAAGCATCTGTAGAGCTTCAGAAAATGTATGATGCGGTTCTGGCAGCTCAGAAGGAAGCCATAGAAATGGTAAAGCCTGGCATACTCTGCAGTGATATACATGACCGTATATGTGATGTACTTGAATCCCAAGGGTTTAAAACAATACGTAGCGGTTCTAAAGTAGGTTTCATCCACTCTACCGGCCATGGGGTAGGTCTTGAGATACATGAGGCTCCATTTATAGGAACTCAGGAAATTCCTCTTGAGAAGGGTAATGTCATTACCATTGAACCTGGCCTTTATTATCCAGATCAGGGTGGTATTCGCATAGAGGATATGTTGTTAGTAACAGAGGATGGTTATGAAAACCTCACGTCACTTGAAAAAAGATTTGTAGTATAA
- the map gene encoding type II methionyl aminopeptidase — translation MTGKMQEDVLEKYLKAGEILSRVRSEAKDKIKVGASLLEVAEFVENRTLELGADGSAFPCNISRNDEAAHATPMADDEGVFGEDVVKLDIGVHVDGYIADSAITVDLTGKHGDLVKASEAALYAAIDTVRSGVDTAHIGAVIEDTILDLGFKPIVNLTGHGVARYIAHTHPSIPNRHIDHGSILQAGDVIAIEPFATDGAGKIVDGSWSEIFSVIGNKPMRLPAARKLLKEIEPYQMLPFAKRWLKTEKLDFALMQLAKSGVITSYPVLKEVAGGLVSQAEHTLIITEDGCQVTTL, via the coding sequence ATGACAGGTAAAATGCAGGAGGATGTTCTGGAAAAATATCTCAAGGCAGGCGAGATACTATCCAGGGTAAGGAGTGAAGCAAAGGATAAGATCAAAGTTGGTGCAAGTCTGCTTGAAGTAGCGGAGTTTGTGGAAAATAGGACCCTCGAGCTCGGGGCCGATGGTTCAGCATTCCCATGTAATATCTCACGGAATGATGAAGCTGCTCATGCCACACCAATGGCAGATGATGAGGGTGTTTTTGGAGAGGATGTGGTAAAGCTGGATATCGGGGTGCACGTAGATGGCTACATTGCCGACTCTGCTATTACGGTTGACCTCACAGGTAAGCATGGTGATTTGGTCAAAGCCTCAGAAGCCGCCCTTTATGCTGCCATAGATACCGTAAGAAGTGGAGTGGATACTGCACATATTGGTGCAGTGATCGAAGATACTATTCTGGATCTTGGGTTTAAGCCAATAGTCAATCTTACAGGTCATGGGGTTGCAAGGTATATTGCTCACACGCATCCCAGCATACCCAATCGTCATATTGATCATGGTTCTATACTCCAGGCTGGAGACGTGATCGCTATTGAACCCTTTGCTACAGATGGTGCGGGAAAAATCGTAGATGGTTCATGGTCAGAGATATTTAGTGTCATAGGCAACAAACCTATGCGTCTGCCAGCTGCCCGCAAGCTTTTGAAAGAGATCGAGCCGTACCAGATGTTGCCATTTGCCAAGAGATGGCTCAAGACAGAAAAGCTTGACTTTGCTCTTATGCAGCTTGCCAAATCAGGTGTGATCACTTCTTATCCGGTGCTCAAGGAAGTTGCAGGCGGTCTTGTGTCCCAGGCAGAACATACGCTGATAATTACAGAGGATGGTTGTCAGGTGACCACTCTTTAA
- a CDS encoding YunC family protein translates to MVFIEQIKLKGGIALGLKFEMQHASLIVVKAERGFVMCGYLDISTAEKLGDVAVRVSGVNTFEDVLTAEVKSITPQAKELGITLGMRAKDALELMF, encoded by the coding sequence ATGGTGTTCATCGAACAGATTAAACTGAAAGGTGGTATTGCTCTTGGCCTGAAATTTGAAATGCAGCATGCATCCCTGATCGTAGTCAAAGCTGAGAGAGGGTTCGTAATGTGTGGTTATCTGGATATTTCCACAGCTGAAAAGCTTGGGGATGTGGCTGTAAGGGTTTCAGGTGTTAACACCTTTGAAGATGTTCTCACTGCTGAAGTAAAGTCGATAACTCCGCAAGCTAAAGAACTTGGCATTACCTTAGGAATGCGGGCTAAAGATGCTCTTGAGTTAATGTTCTGA